A stretch of the Terriglobia bacterium genome encodes the following:
- the msrA gene encoding peptide-methionine (S)-S-oxide reductase MsrA: MFSSLLRGLAAFTLMFTVACSSSSAAVKIPDPAQDIPLAKTSGSATVVVAGGCFWGIQAVFEHVKGVTSATAGYAGGSAATAHYEIVSSGATGHAESVRITYDPSKVSFGQLLKVFFSVAHNPTELNRQGPDTGTQYRSVIFYSNDEQKRIAQAYIEQLDRAKIFSSRIVTQLSALSAFYPAEDYHQDYAEHHPNEPYIAINDLPKVEHLKEMLPELYVGK; this comes from the coding sequence ATGTTTAGTTCCCTGCTCCGCGGCCTGGCCGCATTTACGCTGATGTTCACTGTGGCCTGCAGTAGTTCCAGCGCGGCTGTGAAAATACCCGACCCAGCGCAGGACATTCCGTTGGCCAAGACCAGCGGGTCGGCGACTGTGGTGGTGGCCGGCGGATGCTTCTGGGGCATTCAGGCCGTGTTTGAGCACGTGAAAGGGGTAACGTCGGCGACGGCGGGATACGCCGGAGGCAGCGCCGCCACGGCGCACTATGAGATCGTCAGCAGCGGCGCGACGGGCCACGCCGAATCGGTGCGCATCACGTACGATCCGTCAAAAGTTTCGTTTGGGCAGTTGCTCAAAGTCTTCTTCTCCGTGGCCCACAATCCAACAGAGTTGAACCGCCAGGGACCGGACACCGGGACGCAATATCGCTCAGTGATTTTCTATTCCAACGACGAACAAAAACGCATTGCGCAGGCGTACATCGAGCAGCTTGATCGCGCGAAGATCTTTTCGTCGCGCATTGTGACGCAGCTTTCAGCGTTGTCGGCGTTTTATCCGGCGGAAGACTACCACCAGGATTACGCCGAGCATCATCCCAACGAGCCTTACATCGCCATCAATGATTTGCCCAAGGTCGAGCACCTGAAGGAGATGTTGCCGGAGTTGTACGTGGGGAAGTAG
- a CDS encoding metal-sensitive transcriptional regulator, whose protein sequence is MQKPAKKKPVRHAVHVDSAAKQDVLLRLRRVEGQVRGVQKMVEDERYCPDVLTQMSAIHESLRAVERILMKNHLEHCATEALRSGDDKKAQRTYHELTELFYKHAR, encoded by the coding sequence ATGCAGAAGCCAGCCAAAAAGAAGCCAGTTCGCCACGCCGTCCACGTGGACAGCGCCGCCAAGCAGGACGTGCTCCTGCGCTTGCGGCGGGTAGAAGGCCAGGTGCGCGGCGTACAGAAGATGGTCGAAGACGAGCGCTATTGTCCCGACGTGCTCACCCAGATGTCGGCCATCCATGAATCCCTGCGCGCGGTGGAGCGCATTCTGATGAAGAACCACCTGGAGCACTGCGCCACCGAAGCCCTGCGCTCCGGCGACGACAAGAAAGCCCAGCGCACCTACCACGAATTGACGGAACTGTTTTATAAGCACGCTCGTTGA
- a CDS encoding GNAT family N-acetyltransferase — MPFDLQPTLTGELLTLRPLRPDDFQDLYAVASDPLIWEQHPARDRYKEEVFKELFRESLASGGALVATEIKDGHIIGSSRFHGYDPAKSEIEIGWSFLARSYWGGVYNREMKRLMLRHAFQFVNSVVFLVGPQNLRSQRAMEKIGGVRAGSRTDANARDSLVYEITRENWS, encoded by the coding sequence ATGCCCTTTGACCTCCAACCCACGTTGACCGGCGAACTGCTCACGCTCCGACCGCTTCGTCCGGACGACTTTCAAGATCTCTACGCGGTCGCCTCCGACCCGCTCATATGGGAGCAGCATCCGGCCAGAGATCGCTACAAGGAAGAGGTCTTCAAGGAACTGTTTCGCGAGTCGCTGGCATCCGGCGGAGCGTTGGTCGCCACAGAGATAAAAGATGGCCACATCATCGGCTCGTCGCGCTTTCACGGATACGATCCGGCGAAGAGCGAGATCGAAATCGGCTGGTCGTTTCTGGCCCGGTCCTATTGGGGCGGTGTTTACAACCGGGAAATGAAGCGTTTGATGTTGCGGCACGCGTTTCAGTTCGTCAACAGCGTGGTCTTTCTTGTTGGTCCGCAGAATCTCCGTTCACAGCGGGCCATGGAGAAGATCGGCGGAGTTCGCGCGGGATCACGGACTGACGCCAATGCCCGCGACAGTCTTGTCTATGAAATCACGCGGGAGAATTGGTCGTAG
- a CDS encoding PilZ domain-containing protein: MMNVQSPNRNDSATTMREIQASLARLERRDWWRWGTALAIMLLLTLGLFSLSLAGIRKETFDLLQLDVAVRGLLALVLVFDVFVIYQQMMISRLRRQLSSQIGMMAALEVLKPASEEEQATRKERRRTERCPFDRRLEVKTIVDGKWTVCFGRVIDLSELGLGAVVSGSLARGDKVSLEFNAGPGDLKLTLPATVRYVHGFRHGFEFAGVRAEQVDVLRRACRPGPSKTA, encoded by the coding sequence ATGATGAACGTACAGTCTCCCAACCGGAACGACTCCGCCACAACCATGCGTGAGATCCAAGCGAGTTTGGCGCGCTTGGAGCGGCGGGATTGGTGGCGATGGGGCACCGCCCTGGCGATCATGCTGTTGCTCACCCTGGGCCTGTTCTCGCTTTCTCTTGCCGGCATAAGAAAAGAGACCTTCGACCTGCTTCAACTGGACGTGGCGGTGCGCGGACTGCTGGCCCTGGTCCTGGTGTTTGATGTCTTCGTGATCTACCAGCAGATGATGATTTCCCGCTTGCGGCGGCAACTGTCCAGTCAAATCGGCATGATGGCCGCCCTGGAGGTCTTGAAGCCGGCTTCAGAGGAAGAACAGGCTACACGCAAGGAGCGGCGCCGCACGGAGCGCTGTCCTTTTGACCGCCGCCTCGAGGTCAAAACCATTGTGGACGGAAAATGGACGGTCTGCTTTGGACGCGTCATTGATCTCAGCGAGCTGGGATTGGGAGCCGTGGTTTCCGGGTCGCTGGCGCGCGGCGATAAAGTATCACTCGAATTCAACGCCGGCCCCGGCGACTTGAAGCTGACGCTCCCGGCAACTGTGCGTTACGTCCACGGCTTTCGCCACGGATTCGAATTCGCCGGCGTGCGCGCGGAACAAGTGGACGTTCTGCGGCGAGCGTGCCGTCCAGGGCCTTCCAAAACGGCGTAG
- a CDS encoding SIMPL domain-containing protein translates to MKQIVRTIFLALLPALTVPALLLHPAAAQTPTAVQLNTVYAGADGKFEAAPDTAVLSLNVSSQQNTAREANDKIAAAAERVRTVLRNNGLDPKAAQVGYYAVQPVYDWKNPKHKVIAFVVNTSITLKLRDFTKIGPITDQLADIEEAQNQSLSYVLDDMEQAKAKAAEDAIKKARHQASAVAVAGGRTLGDLLYASVDLSQQSIIPVPVQRMSAMATAGATPAPTAEFSPQSVIVNAHVNALFALK, encoded by the coding sequence ATGAAGCAGATCGTAAGAACAATTTTCCTCGCGTTGTTGCCGGCGCTGACCGTTCCGGCGTTGTTGCTGCATCCCGCGGCGGCCCAGACCCCAACTGCGGTGCAACTCAACACCGTCTACGCCGGAGCGGACGGCAAGTTTGAAGCCGCACCGGACACCGCGGTGCTCAGCCTGAACGTTTCTTCGCAGCAGAACACGGCGCGCGAAGCCAACGACAAGATTGCCGCGGCCGCCGAGCGCGTTCGTACCGTTCTGCGCAACAACGGCCTTGACCCCAAGGCAGCCCAGGTCGGTTATTACGCTGTCCAGCCGGTGTATGACTGGAAGAACCCCAAGCACAAAGTGATCGCTTTCGTTGTCAATACGTCCATCACGCTCAAGCTGCGCGACTTCACCAAGATCGGCCCCATCACTGACCAGCTCGCGGACATCGAAGAGGCGCAAAACCAGTCGCTCAGTTACGTCCTTGACGATATGGAGCAGGCCAAAGCCAAGGCCGCCGAAGACGCGATCAAGAAAGCCCGCCACCAAGCCAGCGCCGTGGCCGTGGCCGGCGGCCGCACCCTGGGCGATCTGCTCTACGCCTCCGTGGACTTAAGCCAGCAGTCCATCATTCCTGTACCGGTGCAGCGCATGTCGGCGATGGCCACCGCAGGCGCCACGCCCGCGCCGACGGCCGAATTTTCGCCGCAAAGCGTCATCGTCAACGCCCACGTAAACGCGCTGTTCGCGCTCAAGTAA
- a CDS encoding redoxin domain-containing protein — protein sequence MRLAAQGDKKEAPPEPKFKVGDVAPDFTLRDQNGNQVKLSSFRGKKNVALAFYIFAFTGG from the coding sequence ATGCGGCTGGCCGCCCAGGGCGACAAGAAAGAAGCCCCGCCCGAACCGAAGTTCAAGGTCGGCGACGTGGCCCCGGACTTCACCCTGCGGGACCAGAACGGGAACCAAGTCAAGCTAAGCAGTTTTCGCGGCAAAAAGAACGTCGCACTGGCGTTTTATATTTTTGCTTTCACCGGTGGTTGA
- the msrB gene encoding peptide-methionine (R)-S-oxide reductase MsrB — protein MFSPNVNNDPASRKTTRRAFLSSAALIGAGLYFWSMKKSPSAEAGPAGHAAQQPQEVTIVEFTDSGERKQTVHVPKNVKAESEWRQQLAPNAFAITRHDDTEMAFSGKYWNEHAKGLYRCICCDTALFSSDTKFESGTGWPSFWQPVAQENVESIEDRTFGMRRVAVACHRCDAHLGHVFEDGPKPTGLRYCINSASLRLVKSV, from the coding sequence ATGTTTTCTCCCAACGTCAATAACGATCCCGCCTCCCGCAAAACCACCCGCAGAGCGTTCCTGTCTTCAGCAGCGCTGATCGGCGCAGGTTTATACTTTTGGTCTATGAAGAAATCACCATCCGCCGAAGCCGGTCCTGCGGGGCACGCTGCACAACAGCCGCAGGAAGTCACCATTGTGGAATTTACTGACTCAGGCGAGCGCAAGCAGACCGTGCACGTGCCGAAGAACGTGAAGGCAGAAAGCGAATGGCGGCAGCAACTGGCGCCCAACGCCTTCGCCATCACGCGCCATGACGACACCGAGATGGCCTTCAGCGGGAAATATTGGAACGAGCATGCGAAAGGACTCTATCGCTGCATCTGCTGTGACACCGCCCTGTTCAGCTCTGACACCAAGTTTGAATCCGGTACGGGATGGCCCAGTTTCTGGCAGCCCGTTGCGCAGGAAAATGTCGAGAGCATTGAAGACCGCACCTTTGGCATGCGGCGAGTCGCCGTGGCTTGTCATCGCTGCGACGCGCACCTGGGCCACGTTTTCGAAGACGGTCCCAAACCCACCGGCTTGCGTTACTGCATCAACTCGGCTTCATTGCGTCTGGTGAAATCAGTTTGA
- a CDS encoding insulinase family protein has protein sequence MRTLIPRSLLFPLLFFIAVAAGAQDVASFEKAITVKKLPNGLTVLIMERPEAPVVSFFTHVDAGSAQEGPGITGLAHMFEHMAFKGTNEIGTTNYAAEKLALAKVESAFAAYQRENLKEGGRDPAKVEQVEKAWKDAVEKANEFVKPNEFGEIVESHGGAGMNANTDLDDTTYFYSFPENRLELWAYLESERFLHPVMREFYKERDVVMEERRMRTDSSAQGRLMEQFLAAAYVAHPYGHPVVGWASDLQGFSATDAAEFFRKFYVPANIVVSVVGDVKAARAMPILEKYFGRIPAAPASDPLRTKEPPQMGRREILMHDQSQPIYVEGYHRGNFRDPDDAVFDVLSDLLSKGRTSRLYRTLVRDKQIAISAQGGTFPGNKYPSLFCFFVTPSQGHTAREMAAPIHEEIERLKKEDVSDEELQSVKTRAMADLIRSLGDNSGLAQQLGEYQAFYGDWRELFHQIARIEAVNKADIRRVAIKTFREDNRTAGIMETAPPDDSKPQEKGVPQ, from the coding sequence ATGCGCACTCTTATCCCCCGTTCCCTGCTCTTTCCGCTGCTTTTCTTTATCGCTGTCGCCGCCGGCGCGCAGGACGTTGCGTCGTTTGAGAAGGCCATCACTGTAAAAAAGCTGCCCAACGGCCTCACCGTGCTCATCATGGAGCGCCCGGAGGCCCCGGTGGTCTCGTTCTTCACCCACGTGGACGCGGGATCCGCGCAAGAAGGGCCGGGCATCACCGGGTTGGCGCACATGTTTGAGCACATGGCGTTCAAAGGCACCAACGAGATCGGCACCACAAACTATGCGGCGGAAAAGCTGGCGCTGGCCAAAGTGGAGTCCGCTTTCGCCGCCTACCAGCGGGAGAACCTCAAGGAAGGTGGCCGCGATCCGGCGAAGGTCGAGCAAGTGGAGAAAGCCTGGAAAGATGCGGTGGAAAAGGCCAATGAGTTCGTCAAGCCCAACGAGTTTGGCGAGATCGTGGAGAGCCACGGCGGCGCCGGCATGAACGCCAACACTGACCTGGACGACACCACGTACTTCTATTCCTTCCCGGAAAACCGCCTGGAACTGTGGGCCTACCTGGAATCAGAGCGCTTCCTGCATCCGGTGATGCGCGAGTTTTACAAAGAGCGCGACGTGGTGATGGAAGAGCGCCGCATGCGCACCGACAGTTCAGCCCAGGGCCGTTTGATGGAGCAGTTTCTGGCGGCCGCGTACGTGGCGCATCCGTACGGGCATCCGGTGGTGGGTTGGGCTTCAGACTTGCAGGGGTTTTCCGCCACGGACGCGGCCGAGTTCTTCCGCAAGTTTTACGTCCCCGCCAACATCGTGGTGTCCGTGGTGGGCGACGTGAAGGCCGCGCGGGCCATGCCTATCCTGGAAAAATATTTTGGACGCATCCCGGCCGCGCCCGCGTCCGATCCTCTGCGCACCAAGGAACCTCCGCAGATGGGCCGGCGCGAGATCCTGATGCATGACCAAAGCCAGCCGATATACGTGGAAGGCTACCATCGGGGAAATTTCCGCGATCCTGATGACGCCGTGTTTGACGTGCTGTCAGACTTGCTTTCCAAAGGACGGACGTCGCGGCTGTACCGCACGCTGGTGCGCGATAAACAAATTGCGATTTCCGCCCAGGGCGGCACGTTTCCCGGCAACAAGTATCCGTCACTGTTTTGTTTCTTCGTCACGCCCAGCCAGGGCCACACCGCGCGCGAGATGGCCGCGCCCATCCACGAAGAAATTGAACGCCTGAAGAAGGAAGACGTGAGCGACGAAGAATTGCAGTCGGTAAAGACCCGCGCCATGGCCGACCTGATCCGCAGCCTGGGTGACAATTCCGGTCTGGCCCAGCAACTGGGCGAGTATCAGGCCTTCTATGGCGACTGGCGTGAACTGTTTCACCAGATCGCGCGCATTGAGGCCGTGAACAAGGCGGACATACGCCGCGTGGCCATCAAGACTTTCCGGGAAGACAATCGCACGGCGGGCATCATGGAAACTGCGCCGCCTGACGACAGCAAGCCGCAGGAGAAAGGAGTGCCGCAATGA
- a CDS encoding heavy metal translocating P-type ATPase, giving the protein METGKTLVRDVVCNMQVDPATARGKAEYKGQTYYFCCAGCEAKFKAQPEKYLSPQSPQSSVSGLVQLGKPSSATPASGLVQLGGIAPAQSQHQHHHHATLTQTAPAATSAPQSANATYICPMDPEVREPKPGACPKCGMALELETPLVQSKVQYTCPMHPEIVRDAPGNCPICGMALEPRVVAGAHQEDDSELRSMSLRFEVSAALSAPLLVLSMAGMFDPNLKHALPAGWLDWLQFALATPVVLWGGWPFFQRGWASLVNRHLNMFTLIAIGTGTAYLYSVAAVAFPGIFPDTFRMHGRVEGYFETSAIIVTLVLMGQVLELRARRHTSSAIRALLDLSPKTARRVRLNDAAADEEIPLEQIHAGDHLRVRPGERVPADGTIEHGSSSVDESMITGESIPVEKTAGAKVIGGTVNQTGAFVMKAERLGSETLLAQIVRMVAEAQRSRAPIQSLADKVSGYFVPAVVIVAALAFVVWAVWGPDPRLAHALVNAVAVLIIACPCALGLATPMAIMVGTGRGAAAGVLVKNAAALETMEKVDTLVVDKTGTLTEGRPRVTHVISAGGFDENELLRLAASLERSSEHPLAAAMVKGAEERSLQLTVATGFEYVTGKGVIGQVDGHAVVAGNSALLDSRNIKAGDLADPAEALRRQGQTVMLVAVDGKAAGIIAVADPVKVSTREALSALRESGLKLVMLTGDNRATAAAIASELGIEEFEAEVLPDKKADVIKRMQAQGRIVAMAGDGVNDAPALAQANVGIAMGTGTDIAIESADIALVKGDLRAIVRARNLSRATMRNIRQNLFFAFIYNLLGVPVAAGILYPFFGLLLQPVFAAAAMSFSSVSVIGNALRLRRVKL; this is encoded by the coding sequence ATGGAAACCGGAAAGACGCTCGTCCGCGACGTTGTCTGCAATATGCAGGTAGACCCGGCAACAGCACGCGGCAAAGCCGAATACAAAGGCCAAACGTATTACTTCTGCTGTGCCGGCTGCGAAGCCAAATTCAAGGCCCAGCCGGAAAAATATCTGTCGCCACAATCGCCGCAATCGTCGGTATCGGGTTTGGTCCAGCTTGGCAAACCATCGTCCGCGACGCCAGCTTCGGGTCTGGTCCAACTCGGCGGGATTGCGCCCGCCCAATCACAACACCAGCACCATCATCACGCAACCTTGACCCAGACCGCGCCGGCCGCCACGTCTGCTCCTCAATCCGCCAACGCAACCTACATCTGCCCCATGGACCCCGAAGTCCGTGAGCCGAAACCCGGCGCGTGTCCCAAGTGCGGCATGGCGCTTGAGCTGGAGACGCCGCTGGTGCAGAGCAAGGTGCAATACACCTGCCCCATGCATCCGGAGATTGTCCGCGACGCGCCGGGCAACTGCCCGATTTGCGGTATGGCTTTGGAACCGCGCGTGGTAGCGGGCGCGCATCAAGAAGATGATTCTGAGTTGCGCAGTATGTCGCTTCGCTTCGAGGTCAGTGCGGCGCTGAGCGCGCCCTTGCTGGTCCTGTCCATGGCCGGCATGTTCGACCCCAATCTGAAGCACGCGCTTCCCGCCGGCTGGCTTGACTGGCTCCAGTTCGCGCTCGCCACCCCGGTTGTTCTGTGGGGAGGATGGCCTTTTTTTCAACGCGGTTGGGCATCTCTAGTCAACCGCCACTTGAACATGTTTACGCTCATCGCCATTGGCACCGGCACAGCGTACCTGTACAGCGTTGCCGCCGTGGCTTTCCCTGGAATTTTTCCCGACACGTTTCGCATGCACGGCCGGGTTGAAGGCTACTTTGAGACTAGCGCCATTATCGTCACGCTGGTGCTGATGGGCCAGGTGCTGGAGCTGCGCGCGCGCCGTCATACCAGTTCAGCGATTCGCGCTTTGCTCGATTTGAGCCCCAAGACCGCGCGGCGCGTCCGTCTGAATGACGCCGCCGCCGACGAAGAAATTCCTCTCGAGCAAATCCATGCCGGCGACCACCTGCGCGTCCGTCCCGGAGAACGCGTTCCTGCCGACGGCACGATTGAACATGGCAGCAGCAGCGTGGACGAATCCATGATCACCGGCGAATCCATTCCGGTGGAGAAAACCGCCGGCGCCAAAGTAATCGGCGGGACCGTTAACCAGACCGGAGCCTTCGTCATGAAAGCCGAGCGGCTGGGATCGGAGACGCTGCTGGCGCAGATCGTCCGCATGGTGGCCGAGGCGCAGCGCAGCCGCGCGCCCATCCAATCGCTGGCGGACAAAGTCTCTGGCTATTTTGTGCCGGCCGTAGTGATCGTCGCTGCGTTGGCTTTTGTGGTCTGGGCAGTTTGGGGACCCGACCCACGCCTGGCTCACGCTCTGGTCAATGCCGTGGCGGTGCTGATCATCGCCTGCCCCTGCGCTCTGGGTCTGGCCACGCCCATGGCCATCATGGTCGGCACCGGACGCGGAGCCGCCGCCGGCGTCCTGGTCAAGAACGCCGCAGCCCTGGAGACCATGGAAAAAGTGGACACGCTGGTGGTGGACAAGACCGGCACGCTCACCGAAGGCCGGCCGCGCGTGACCCATGTGATCAGCGCCGGTGGCTTCGATGAAAACGAATTGCTGCGGCTCGCGGCGTCGCTGGAGCGCTCCAGTGAACATCCTCTGGCCGCCGCCATGGTCAAAGGCGCTGAAGAACGAAGCCTGCAGCTGACCGTCGCAACCGGATTCGAGTACGTGACCGGGAAGGGCGTGATCGGCCAGGTTGACGGTCATGCCGTGGTCGCCGGGAACTCGGCGTTGCTGGATTCGCGCAACATCAAAGCTGGCGACCTCGCCGACCCAGCGGAAGCTCTGCGCCGCCAGGGCCAGACGGTGATGCTGGTCGCGGTGGATGGCAAGGCCGCCGGCATAATCGCCGTTGCCGATCCAGTCAAAGTCAGCACGCGCGAAGCGCTGAGCGCATTGCGTGAAAGCGGACTCAAACTCGTGATGCTCACCGGCGACAACCGCGCGACGGCCGCGGCCATCGCCAGCGAACTTGGCATTGAAGAATTTGAAGCCGAGGTCCTACCCGACAAAAAGGCTGACGTCATCAAGCGGATGCAAGCGCAAGGCCGCATCGTGGCCATGGCGGGAGACGGCGTGAACGACGCCCCGGCGCTGGCCCAAGCCAACGTAGGCATCGCCATGGGGACGGGGACGGACATCGCTATCGAGAGCGCCGACATCGCCCTGGTGAAAGGCGACCTGCGGGCCATCGTCCGCGCACGCAACCTCAGCCGGGCCACCATGCGCAACATCCGCCAGAACCTGTTCTTTGCCTTTATCTACAACCTGCTGGGCGTGCCCGTAGCCGCCGGGATTCTGTATCCTTTTTTCGGACTGCTCTTGCAACCCGTCTTCGCCGCCGCCGCGATGAGCTTCAGCTCAGTCTCGGTGATCGGCAATGCGCTGCGCTTGCGGCGTGTGAAGCTGTAA
- a CDS encoding peroxiredoxin family protein has product MQAFQAQLAKLEAADTQVLGISMDSPFSNKAWAEKINVTFPLLSDWGGDTTKEYGLYNPKIKIGRRINYLIDKEGKIAEVQLDSEAIDPTKIVDACERRKLKN; this is encoded by the coding sequence ATGCAGGCCTTCCAGGCGCAGTTAGCGAAACTGGAGGCTGCAGACACCCAGGTTCTGGGTATCAGCATGGACAGCCCGTTCAGCAACAAAGCGTGGGCCGAAAAAATCAACGTCACCTTCCCGCTGTTGAGTGACTGGGGTGGCGACACCACCAAAGAGTACGGCCTCTACAATCCCAAGATCAAGATAGGCCGCCGCATCAACTACCTGATCGACAAAGAAGGCAAGATCGCTGAAGTGCAGCTTGACAGCGAAGCCATTGACCCGACTAAGATCGTGGACGCATGCGAGCGCCGCAAACTGAAGAACTGA
- a CDS encoding MFS transporter — protein MRAPQTEELSNTTSDIATRREPSSWRVLLLLSAAELLAMTLWFTGTAVLPQVTAMWHSGIALGSWLTIAVQIGFSLGAITFALFNISDVFSPIKVFVLSGLLAAAANAAFAFAAQDPLTAILLRGATGFFLAGVYPVGMKIIAGWFQRGRGLALGIMIGALTVGSAVPHAVNSFGGIPWRSVMLLGSVQAVVAVVIVSFWVHEGPFAMPQSRLDVSQVFEIVRNRRLRLANLGYLGHMWELYSFWGWIAVIFSASSIAAASGIASAGWTRAQYEVGAALAIAIGAVGCIWAGAASDRLQDQSESQRVSQRAWVTIIAMAASAACCVVAALVFRHPLVLVGLSLVWGIAVIADSAQFSTIISEVSDKSYVGTALTLQTALGFMLTAFAIRSMAAIAGHFGWPLALASMTVGPLLGIWAMSGLVARERAS, from the coding sequence ATGCGAGCGCCGCAAACTGAAGAACTGAGCAACACTACCTCCGACATTGCGACCCGCCGCGAACCATCTTCGTGGCGGGTTCTTCTTTTGTTATCTGCCGCCGAACTGCTGGCCATGACGCTGTGGTTCACCGGGACGGCCGTGCTGCCGCAAGTCACAGCGATGTGGCACTCGGGCATTGCGCTGGGGTCGTGGCTCACCATCGCCGTGCAGATTGGTTTTTCTCTGGGCGCAATTACTTTTGCTCTGTTCAACATTTCTGACGTCTTCAGCCCGATCAAGGTTTTTGTTCTTTCCGGATTGCTGGCCGCGGCGGCGAACGCGGCGTTTGCTTTCGCGGCACAAGATCCCCTGACGGCGATTCTTCTTCGCGGCGCGACCGGTTTCTTTCTGGCCGGCGTTTATCCAGTCGGTATGAAGATCATCGCCGGCTGGTTCCAGCGCGGACGCGGACTGGCACTGGGCATCATGATCGGCGCATTGACCGTCGGCTCGGCGGTGCCGCATGCGGTGAACTCCTTCGGCGGCATTCCCTGGCGCAGCGTGATGCTGCTGGGCAGCGTCCAAGCCGTGGTGGCGGTCGTGATTGTGTCGTTCTGGGTACATGAAGGCCCGTTTGCCATGCCGCAATCGCGACTCGACGTGTCGCAGGTTTTTGAGATCGTCCGCAACCGGCGTCTGCGCCTGGCGAATCTTGGCTACCTCGGCCACATGTGGGAGCTGTATAGCTTCTGGGGATGGATTGCCGTGATCTTCTCTGCATCCTCCATCGCTGCGGCCTCCGGCATCGCGTCCGCGGGCTGGACGCGCGCGCAATATGAAGTGGGCGCGGCGCTGGCGATCGCCATTGGCGCCGTTGGCTGCATATGGGCCGGCGCGGCCAGTGACCGGCTGCAAGACCAGTCTGAATCTCAGCGCGTCAGCCAGCGCGCCTGGGTCACCATCATCGCCATGGCGGCGAGCGCGGCATGTTGCGTGGTGGCTGCTCTGGTCTTTCGCCATCCGCTGGTTCTTGTTGGCCTCTCGCTGGTCTGGGGCATAGCCGTCATCGCCGACTCCGCACAATTTTCCACCATCATCAGTGAAGTTTCTGACAAGAGTTACGTGGGCACGGCGCTCACTCTGCAAACCGCGCTGGGCTTCATGCTCACCGCGTTTGCCATTCGCTCCATGGCGGCAATCGCCGGACACTTCGGATGGCCACTGGCCCTGGCCAGCATGACCGTCGGACCATTGCTGGGTATCTGGGCGATGAGCGGGCTGGTGGCGCGGGAGAGAGCAAGTTGA
- a CDS encoding prohibitin family protein: MSHFGGPIRVVDANPGTVSRLILIAFVAGVIVILMWASLAYVPPGYVGVLTWFGKVLPDTLDAGTHFVSPFKVNHVFSIRTQAQEEHTSTPSMEGLNLEIDTSLIYHLDHNRAADVYSTLGPEYAHTIIEPNLRSIIRDTTAGHSANTMYSSQRKQVEDEIKTGLKAELEPRGIVVENVLLRDIQLPHALKASIETKQQAEQESLAMNFRLQKERQEADRKRIEAQGIHDFQQIVAQGISPQLLQWKGIEATETLAKSPNSKIIIIGNTKNGLPLVLSQ; this comes from the coding sequence ATGTCGCATTTTGGCGGTCCGATCCGCGTCGTTGACGCAAACCCAGGTACAGTTTCCCGGCTCATCCTGATCGCATTTGTCGCCGGCGTAATAGTCATTTTGATGTGGGCTTCGCTGGCTTACGTTCCTCCCGGATACGTTGGCGTGCTTACGTGGTTCGGCAAGGTGCTGCCCGATACGTTGGATGCAGGAACCCATTTTGTTTCCCCTTTCAAGGTCAATCATGTCTTCTCCATACGCACGCAAGCACAGGAAGAACACACGTCCACGCCTTCCATGGAAGGCCTGAACCTGGAGATTGACACCTCACTCATCTATCATCTGGACCACAATCGCGCGGCCGATGTTTACAGCACGCTGGGTCCGGAGTACGCCCACACCATCATTGAGCCCAACCTGCGGTCCATTATTCGCGACACTACAGCCGGGCATTCCGCCAACACCATGTATTCAAGCCAGCGCAAACAGGTGGAAGACGAAATCAAAACGGGGTTGAAGGCCGAGTTGGAGCCGCGAGGAATCGTGGTTGAAAACGTGCTGCTGCGCGACATTCAGCTTCCCCACGCTCTCAAGGCCTCGATTGAAACCAAACAGCAGGCCGAGCAGGAGTCGCTGGCCATGAATTTCCGGCTGCAGAAAGAGCGGCAGGAAGCCGACCGCAAGCGCATTGAAGCCCAGGGCATACACGACTTCCAGCAGATTGTGGCCCAGGGCATCAGCCCGCAGTTGTTGCAGTGGAAAGGCATTGAGGCCACCGAGACGCTGGCCAAGAGCCCCAACAGCAAGATCATTATCATCGGCAACACCAAGAACGGGCTACCGCTGGTGTTGTCGCAATAA